In Deinococcus sp. Leaf326, a single genomic region encodes these proteins:
- a CDS encoding helix-turn-helix domain-containing protein encodes MTEIDETGEGQPAPVREEAPYGEQLTVEQYEKVAPLLALADLGKAVKTADTLKPGEIKRRELKRRAVDALREHGTIGHAAAAAGVSPSTLYRWRDQDEAFNQVVTEFLNVDLVDTLVSSMYSIATNTDPKLANAAVKAGEFLLKAYDRDTFGDQIKTEVNQTVNHMVQVVHSVRDTMREEQAAKIARLQERTITVEPSNSDGKEKE; translated from the coding sequence ATGACCGAAATAGACGAAACGGGAGAGGGCCAACCCGCACCAGTGCGCGAAGAAGCACCCTACGGCGAGCAACTCACAGTGGAGCAATACGAGAAGGTCGCCCCCCTGCTCGCCCTGGCCGACCTCGGGAAAGCCGTCAAGACCGCCGACACCCTCAAGCCCGGCGAGATCAAGCGCCGCGAACTCAAGCGCCGGGCCGTTGACGCCCTGAGAGAACACGGCACCATCGGCCACGCCGCCGCCGCCGCCGGGGTCAGCCCCAGCACCCTCTACCGCTGGCGAGATCAGGACGAAGCGTTCAACCAGGTCGTGACCGAGTTCCTGAACGTGGATCTGGTCGACACCCTGGTCAGCAGCATGTACAGCATCGCCACCAACACCGACCCCAAGCTGGCAAACGCCGCAGTGAAAGCCGGGGAGTTTCTGCTCAAGGCCTATGACCGCGACACGTTCGGGGATCAGATCAAGACCGAAGTCAACCAGACCGTCAACCACATGGTGCAGGTGGTCCACAGCGTCCGGGACACCATGCGCGAGGAGCAGGCCGCGAAGATTGCCCGGTTGCAGGAACGAACGATCACGGTGGAGCCGTCAAATTCTGACGGGAAGGAGAAGGAATGA